A region from the Acipenser ruthenus chromosome 13, fAciRut3.2 maternal haplotype, whole genome shotgun sequence genome encodes:
- the LOC117418444 gene encoding protein FAM241B-like: MVRILANGEIVQDDDPRVRKPHNRREEVHVPRQGFIRQTHDGVQAQNTPQAPHAPRGQGRSAFSDMNQLLVNLGFPRWNLGTQVIEPLMSVGLLLVLAVVGLRGALLMGLLYVVVTRSQQ; this comes from the exons ATGGTTCGGATTTTGGCCAATGGAGAGATTGTGCAGGATGATGACCCCCGGGTTCGGAAACCCCACAATCGGAGAGAGGAAGTCCATGTGCCCCGGCAG GGTTTCATCCGTCAGACTCACGATGGAGTGCAGGCACAGAACACACCGCAGGCTCCTCACGCTCCCAGGGGTCAGGGCCGCTCCGCCTTCTCTGACATGAACCAGCTGCTGGTCAACCTGGGCTTCCCTCGCTGGAACCTGGGCACGCAGGTCATAGAGCCCCTCATGTCCGTCGGGCTGCTGCTGGTCCTGGCTGTGGTGGGGCTCCGGGGAGCCCTGCTCATGGGGCTCCTGTACGTGGTGGTGACCCGCAGCCAGCAGTGA